The following coding sequences lie in one Halorarum halophilum genomic window:
- a CDS encoding methyl-accepting chemotaxis protein, whose product MNVDPRRSYTAKVGVGVLVVLLVSGLVGAAVYVDVTDRVKTEERHGLEGQASMQRGLLQTVLDDVGRADATTAGELSRVTTGTTDSQARDWQLQTVLNARAIGADRVRAVHYAEYGGEISASSERDLAGKELEDVGLAPPEDVSGVEYVERDGHRSWVLFTQVNTGGTLVTELNVTVIAELLETTVQGSRTRVVDDDGVVVLDTGSPSTVGTQYVAGAGVQSPAIVAGLNGSAGIGTLDSSVSGGYGRAVVAHEPIDGANLAVASSAPPSTLFGIADAVGLRVLGLLGVVGLLLVGFTLAVERPTVLALRDLTGTARDLEAGELDVPIESDREDELGDLYAGFDAMRRGLRERIGDAERAESDALRAQREAEELTAHLEEKTAHYGSVIASVADGDLTARVDPESDAAAIRRLGGELNDVLGELEATIDEVQSFADEVRDASGDLASSASEVGGVSDRVAESMTEVSADTATQRERLGEAADEMNTVSATVEEVASTAGGVAATAEETAEEAREGRGAAEDAVEAVADVEERTESAVAEVEALVERMDEIGEVTATVSSIADRTNLLALNANIEAARAGEGSEGFAVVADEVKSLATEAQERADEIETLLSDIRDQTVTTAYDMRGARERLGEGAETVGTAADALRSIADLVEEANDGMQDIDGATDDQAASAEEVAAMMDDVRETARETADEADDVAAAAEQQTASLGEVVHVADDLADRALDLDDALSQFETDLDARAGAGPGNPARGAGANDGRATAVDGGMEWVGDADGGEE is encoded by the coding sequence ATGAACGTGGACCCACGACGGAGCTACACCGCGAAGGTTGGCGTGGGCGTCCTCGTGGTCCTGCTCGTCAGCGGACTGGTGGGGGCCGCCGTCTACGTCGACGTGACCGACCGGGTCAAGACCGAGGAGCGGCACGGGCTCGAGGGACAGGCGAGCATGCAACGCGGCCTGCTCCAGACGGTCCTCGACGACGTCGGCCGGGCCGACGCGACGACCGCGGGCGAGCTCTCGCGGGTGACGACCGGAACGACCGACAGCCAGGCGCGCGACTGGCAACTCCAGACGGTGCTCAACGCGCGCGCCATCGGGGCCGACCGCGTCAGGGCCGTCCACTACGCGGAGTACGGCGGCGAGATCTCCGCCAGCTCCGAACGCGACCTCGCCGGAAAGGAGCTCGAGGACGTCGGGCTCGCGCCACCCGAGGACGTGAGCGGCGTCGAGTACGTCGAGCGGGACGGCCACAGATCGTGGGTGCTGTTCACGCAGGTGAACACGGGCGGGACGCTCGTCACCGAACTCAACGTCACGGTGATCGCCGAACTCCTCGAGACGACGGTGCAGGGGTCGCGGACCCGCGTCGTCGACGACGACGGCGTCGTCGTCCTCGACACCGGATCGCCCTCGACCGTCGGCACCCAGTACGTCGCCGGCGCGGGCGTCCAGTCGCCGGCCATCGTCGCCGGTCTGAACGGGAGCGCCGGGATCGGAACGCTCGATTCGTCCGTCTCCGGCGGGTACGGCCGCGCGGTCGTCGCCCACGAACCGATCGACGGCGCGAACCTCGCGGTCGCCTCCAGCGCGCCGCCGTCGACGCTGTTCGGGATCGCGGACGCCGTCGGCCTCCGCGTGCTCGGCCTGCTCGGCGTCGTCGGACTGCTGCTCGTCGGGTTCACGCTCGCGGTCGAGCGTCCGACCGTCCTCGCGCTCCGGGACCTGACCGGGACCGCGCGGGATCTGGAGGCCGGCGAACTCGACGTGCCGATCGAGAGCGACCGCGAGGACGAACTCGGCGACTTGTACGCCGGCTTCGACGCCATGCGGCGGGGGCTCCGCGAGCGCATCGGGGACGCGGAACGCGCCGAGTCGGACGCCCTGCGCGCCCAGCGCGAGGCCGAGGAGCTCACCGCCCACCTCGAGGAGAAGACGGCCCACTACGGCTCGGTCATCGCCAGCGTGGCCGACGGCGACCTCACGGCACGCGTCGACCCCGAGAGCGACGCCGCGGCGATCCGTCGTCTCGGGGGCGAGCTGAACGACGTGCTCGGGGAGCTGGAGGCGACCATCGACGAGGTGCAGTCGTTCGCGGACGAGGTCCGCGACGCCAGCGGCGACCTCGCGTCGAGCGCGAGCGAGGTCGGCGGGGTGAGCGACCGGGTCGCCGAGTCGATGACGGAGGTGAGCGCCGACACCGCGACGCAGCGCGAGCGCCTGGGCGAGGCGGCCGACGAGATGAACACGGTCTCCGCGACCGTCGAGGAGGTCGCCTCCACCGCCGGCGGCGTTGCGGCAACGGCGGAGGAGACAGCCGAGGAGGCCCGGGAGGGCCGCGGCGCGGCGGAGGACGCGGTCGAGGCGGTCGCGGACGTGGAGGAGCGCACCGAGTCCGCGGTCGCGGAGGTCGAGGCGCTCGTCGAGCGGATGGACGAGATCGGCGAGGTCACCGCGACCGTCTCCTCGATCGCGGACCGGACGAACCTGCTCGCGCTCAACGCGAACATCGAGGCCGCCCGCGCGGGCGAGGGGAGCGAGGGGTTCGCGGTCGTCGCCGACGAGGTGAAGTCGCTCGCGACGGAGGCCCAGGAGCGCGCCGACGAGATCGAGACGCTGCTCTCGGACATCCGGGACCAGACCGTGACGACCGCCTACGACATGCGGGGCGCCCGGGAACGCCTCGGCGAGGGCGCCGAGACGGTGGGGACCGCCGCGGACGCGCTCCGCTCGATCGCCGACCTGGTTGAGGAGGCGAACGACGGGATGCAGGACATCGACGGCGCGACCGACGATCAGGCCGCGAGCGCCGAGGAGGTGGCGGCGATGATGGACGACGTACGCGAGACCGCGCGGGAGACGGCCGACGAGGCCGACGACGTCGCCGCGGCCGCCGAGCAACAGACCGCCTCGCTCGGGGAGGTCGTCCACGTCGCCGACGACCTCGCCGACCGGGCGCTGGATCTGGACGACGCCCTCTCCCAGTTCGAGACGGACCTCGACGCGAGGGCCGGGGCCGGACCCGGGAATCCGGCCCGAGGCGCGGGGGCGAACGACGGCCGGGCCACCGCCGTCGACGGCGGCATGGAGTGGGTCGGCGACGCCGACGGCGGGGAGGAGTAG
- the ggt gene encoding gamma-glutamyltransferase, which produces MNEPDLDRFASRRSTVYGQRGVVATSQPLASQAGISVLEDGGNAFDAAVATAAALNVVEPTSTGLGGDVFALYRTADGEVGAMRSCGPAPEGATVENVREAVADEEGVDPADAEMPGTGAHAVTVPGTARGWETTAETFGEMSLGELLQPAIRYATEGYPVSEVVAAQWQHGEELFESAHAREAFLFDGEAPDVGQRVTLPKLGATMERIADEGADVVYEGEIAEQIANEVQEGGGFMTVDDLASFEPEFLDPVSTTYNGVEVFELPPNNQGLIALEALNVAEELGAGEHDVDSPERVHYFSEALKLAFRDGHRYITDPEFENHPPLASKDWARKRAEEVGETANHDVTFGVPDANAEDADTVLLCVADDEGNVVSYINSRFAGFGSGLVAGDTGIALQNRGSSFSLDPEHPNRLEPGKRPFHTLIPGLAKFAEDDWAAFGVMGGYMQPQGHLQVISNVVDYGLPLQAALDRPRWRYREDDTLALEPHFDSHVAAKLARKGHDVRTLPSGQFGGAQIVRNEEGTLSAATEPRKDGNAQGY; this is translated from the coding sequence ATGAACGAGCCCGACCTCGATCGCTTCGCCTCGCGCCGCTCGACGGTGTACGGCCAGCGGGGCGTCGTCGCGACCAGCCAGCCGCTCGCCTCGCAGGCGGGTATCTCCGTCCTGGAGGACGGCGGCAACGCCTTCGACGCCGCCGTCGCCACGGCCGCCGCGCTGAACGTCGTCGAGCCGACCTCGACCGGCCTCGGCGGCGACGTGTTCGCGCTGTACCGCACCGCCGACGGCGAGGTGGGCGCGATGCGCTCGTGCGGGCCGGCGCCGGAGGGCGCGACCGTGGAGAACGTCCGCGAGGCAGTCGCCGACGAGGAGGGCGTCGACCCCGCGGACGCCGAGATGCCGGGAACGGGCGCGCACGCGGTCACGGTGCCGGGCACCGCGCGCGGCTGGGAGACGACAGCCGAGACGTTCGGGGAGATGTCGCTGGGGGAACTGCTCCAGCCGGCCATCCGCTACGCGACGGAGGGCTACCCCGTCTCCGAGGTCGTCGCCGCCCAGTGGCAGCACGGGGAGGAGCTGTTCGAGTCCGCGCACGCGCGCGAGGCGTTCCTCTTCGACGGCGAGGCGCCGGACGTGGGCCAGCGGGTCACGCTCCCGAAACTCGGCGCGACGATGGAGCGCATCGCCGACGAGGGCGCGGACGTTGTGTACGAGGGCGAGATCGCCGAGCAGATCGCGAACGAGGTGCAGGAGGGCGGCGGGTTCATGACCGTCGATGACCTCGCCTCGTTCGAGCCGGAGTTCCTCGACCCCGTCTCCACGACGTACAACGGCGTCGAGGTGTTCGAGCTCCCGCCGAACAACCAGGGGCTCATCGCGCTGGAGGCGCTCAACGTCGCCGAGGAACTCGGCGCCGGCGAGCACGACGTCGACTCGCCCGAGCGCGTCCACTACTTCTCGGAGGCCCTGAAGCTCGCGTTCCGCGACGGCCACCGCTACATCACCGACCCCGAGTTCGAGAACCACCCGCCGCTCGCCTCGAAGGACTGGGCCCGGAAGCGCGCTGAGGAGGTGGGCGAGACGGCCAACCACGACGTCACCTTCGGCGTCCCCGACGCGAACGCAGAGGACGCCGACACCGTCCTGCTCTGCGTCGCCGACGACGAGGGCAACGTCGTCTCCTACATCAACTCCCGGTTCGCCGGCTTCGGCTCCGGGCTCGTCGCCGGCGACACCGGCATCGCGCTCCAGAACCGGGGCTCGTCGTTCTCGCTCGACCCGGAGCACCCGAACAGGCTCGAACCGGGCAAGCGCCCGTTCCACACGCTCATCCCGGGGCTGGCGAAGTTCGCCGAGGACGACTGGGCCGCGTTCGGCGTCATGGGCGGGTACATGCAGCCACAGGGCCACCTCCAGGTGATCTCGAACGTGGTCGACTACGGCCTGCCGCTCCAGGCGGCGCTCGACCGGCCACGCTGGCGCTACCGCGAGGACGACACGCTGGCGCTGGAGCCGCACTTCGACTCGCACGTCGCCGCGAAACTCGCCCGGAAGGGCCACGACGTGCGGACGCTCCCCTCGGGACAGTTCGGCGGCGCACAGATCGTCCGCAACGAGGAGGGGACGCTCTCGGCGGCGACGGAGCCGCGGAAGGACGGGAACGCGCAGGGGTACTGA
- a CDS encoding M28 family peptidase, with product MRLPDAVVGDAQTSGFAWDVLTDLVDVGNRMAGQEGERRGAAVVRDAFAEAGLRDPHVEEFDVPGWWRGSSSLEIHEPHHRVHEGQQDVLALPGCPSGEATGRVVDVGDGTYDEFEAAADDLDGAVALASSDTPEDADRWIHRMEKYVNAADHGAVAFLFRNHVEGSVPPTGEVGYHQRPGPIPALGVSREAGARLARYAEEGCEVTVSVDCRNEPTTSRNVVADVGPRGPEDRGEAGETGGAEEAVLLTAHVDAHDVSDGANDNGAGSALVAEVGRLLTDVDLDTRVRCITFGSEEIGLWGAYHAAETLDLDSVKCVVNLDGACSSRSLRVGSNGFESVEAVFDDVTDEMDAPLSTDDTVSPHGDQWAFVQEGVPAVMTSTASETSGRGWGHTHADTLDKLDSRDLRDVAVLVAEAVARLASDDVETPHRSRAEMARAIDDGYEQELKMGGRWPYDDLD from the coding sequence ATGAGACTCCCCGACGCAGTCGTCGGCGACGCACAGACCAGCGGGTTCGCCTGGGACGTGCTCACGGACCTCGTCGACGTGGGAAACCGCATGGCCGGACAGGAGGGCGAGCGCCGCGGCGCGGCGGTCGTCCGCGACGCCTTCGCGGAGGCGGGGTTGCGCGACCCGCACGTCGAGGAGTTCGACGTCCCGGGCTGGTGGCGCGGCAGTTCCTCCCTCGAGATCCACGAACCCCACCACCGGGTCCACGAGGGCCAGCAGGACGTTCTCGCGCTCCCCGGTTGCCCGTCGGGCGAGGCGACCGGCCGCGTCGTCGACGTCGGCGACGGCACCTACGACGAGTTCGAGGCGGCCGCGGACGACCTCGACGGGGCGGTCGCGCTCGCCTCCTCGGACACCCCCGAGGACGCCGACCGGTGGATCCACCGGATGGAGAAGTACGTCAACGCCGCGGACCACGGCGCCGTCGCGTTCCTGTTCCGCAACCACGTCGAGGGGTCGGTCCCGCCGACCGGCGAGGTCGGCTACCACCAGCGCCCCGGCCCCATCCCCGCGCTGGGCGTCTCCCGCGAGGCCGGCGCGCGGCTGGCTCGCTACGCCGAGGAGGGCTGTGAGGTCACCGTCTCGGTGGACTGCCGGAACGAGCCGACCACGTCGCGGAACGTCGTCGCCGACGTGGGTCCGCGCGGTCCGGAGGACCGCGGTGAAGCCGGTGAAACCGGCGGAGCCGAGGAGGCTGTGTTGCTGACGGCCCACGTCGACGCCCACGACGTCAGCGACGGCGCGAACGACAACGGCGCCGGCTCCGCGCTCGTCGCCGAGGTCGGCCGACTGCTGACCGACGTGGACCTCGACACCCGCGTCCGCTGCATCACGTTCGGCTCCGAGGAGATCGGCCTCTGGGGCGCCTACCACGCCGCCGAGACGCTCGACCTCGATTCCGTGAAGTGCGTCGTGAACCTCGACGGCGCCTGCTCCAGCCGGTCGCTCCGCGTGGGGTCGAACGGCTTCGAGTCGGTGGAGGCGGTGTTCGACGACGTCACCGACGAGATGGACGCCCCGCTCTCGACCGACGATACCGTCTCCCCGCACGGCGACCAGTGGGCGTTCGTCCAGGAGGGCGTCCCCGCGGTGATGACCTCGACGGCCTCCGAGACGTCCGGCCGCGGCTGGGGTCACACCCACGCCGACACGCTCGACAAACTGGACTCCCGCGACCTCCGGGACGTCGCCGTCCTCGTCGCCGAGGCGGTCGCACGGCTGGCGAGCGACGACGTCGAGACGCCCCACCGCTCCCGGGCCGAGATGGCCCGGGCCATCGACGACGGCTACGAGCAGGAGCTGAAGATGGGCGGGCGCTGGCCGTACGACGACCTGGACTGA
- a CDS encoding DUF7344 domain-containing protein yields MGTHEDRILRLVTDARNRAILSALDGAAGPLHVEELAERLVARESAVFEPSAHGEELERVLITLHHNRLPKLADAGLVEYDRDGNVVSAVDHTTADPEWLEFEMLDELLARFRPDRRPDEDAVGVIEGREDVYDYTRRLADEAEDELFLIYLSDDLLDEGCLPHARNAIDRGVNLRVGSQNPDVREFFRTNLPEATLWEPQLDWANDPSCYPRVDRLILADREKVAFGLLDGPDSDGKSTETAMVGEGKRNPLVVLVRELLGPRLDHLDHQSADFTDRLPNET; encoded by the coding sequence ATGGGGACGCACGAGGATCGGATTCTCCGTCTCGTCACGGATGCCAGGAATCGGGCGATACTATCGGCCCTCGACGGGGCCGCCGGTCCGCTTCACGTCGAGGAGCTGGCGGAGCGTCTCGTGGCCCGCGAATCCGCGGTGTTCGAACCGTCCGCGCACGGCGAGGAGCTCGAACGCGTTCTCATCACGTTACACCACAATCGCCTCCCGAAGCTCGCGGACGCCGGACTGGTCGAGTACGACCGCGACGGGAACGTCGTCTCCGCCGTCGACCACACGACGGCCGACCCCGAGTGGCTGGAGTTTGAGATGCTGGACGAGCTACTGGCCCGGTTCCGGCCGGACCGCCGGCCGGACGAGGACGCCGTCGGCGTGATCGAGGGCAGGGAGGACGTGTACGACTACACCCGACGGCTCGCCGACGAGGCCGAGGACGAACTGTTCCTCATCTACCTCTCGGACGACCTGCTCGACGAGGGGTGCCTCCCGCACGCGAGAAACGCCATCGACCGGGGCGTGAACTTACGTGTCGGCTCGCAGAATCCGGACGTTCGCGAGTTCTTCCGCACGAACCTCCCCGAGGCGACCCTCTGGGAGCCACAACTGGACTGGGCGAACGACCCATCGTGCTATCCGCGAGTGGACCGACTCATCCTCGCGGACCGGGAGAAGGTCGCGTTCGGACTTCTGGACGGACCGGACTCCGACGGGAAGAGCACGGAGACGGCGATGGTGGGCGAGGGCAAGCGGAACCCACTCGTCGTGCTCGTGCGCGAGCTGCTGGGACCGCGGCTCGACCACCTCGACCATCAGAGCGCGGACTTCACCGACCGGCTCCCGAACGAAACGTGA
- a CDS encoding DUF2250 domain-containing protein has translation MPEPSSLTDTDRRVLSYLQDSGADYPALVAGNTGVHIPLVERRISVLVEYGLLERVTGESVYRITADGESALASFDGGTEVGRSTADAE, from the coding sequence ATGCCGGAGCCCAGTTCGCTGACCGACACGGACAGACGCGTCCTCAGCTACCTGCAGGACTCGGGCGCCGACTACCCGGCGCTCGTCGCTGGAAACACCGGGGTACACATCCCCCTCGTCGAGCGCCGCATCTCGGTGCTGGTCGAGTACGGGCTCCTCGAACGGGTCACCGGCGAGTCGGTCTATCGGATCACCGCCGACGGCGAGTCCGCCCTCGCGAGTTTCGACGGCGGGACCGAAGTCGGACGCTCCACCGCGGACGCGGAGTGA
- a CDS encoding pyroglutamyl-peptidase I family protein — protein MALLCTGYEPFGEHETNPSGDVARALDGARLAGHDVVGEVLPVAFEDAGDRMRALLDEHDPVAVVATGLAAGRSGVSVERVAVNAADAVGVPDNAGDDPVDERIDPDGRDGYLATVPVRRTVEACLDAGVPARLSNTAGTHLCNHLLYWTLAHLDATGRDAPAGFLHLPATPGQAARKAQEGEAARGGSLTPSLPLELSERAVGVAFEIALERAE, from the coding sequence ATGGCCCTCCTCTGTACTGGATACGAGCCGTTCGGCGAACACGAGACGAACCCCTCCGGCGACGTCGCCCGGGCGCTCGACGGGGCGAGGCTCGCCGGCCACGACGTGGTCGGCGAGGTACTCCCCGTCGCGTTCGAGGACGCCGGCGACCGGATGCGCGCCCTCCTCGACGAGCACGACCCGGTGGCCGTCGTCGCGACTGGACTCGCGGCCGGGCGGAGCGGCGTCTCGGTCGAACGGGTCGCGGTCAACGCCGCGGACGCGGTCGGCGTCCCCGACAACGCCGGCGACGACCCGGTAGACGAGCGGATCGACCCCGACGGACGGGACGGGTACCTCGCGACGGTGCCGGTCCGCCGGACTGTCGAGGCGTGCCTGGACGCCGGCGTCCCGGCCAGATTGTCGAACACCGCCGGGACGCATCTCTGTAACCACCTCCTGTACTGGACGCTCGCGCACCTCGACGCGACCGGACGTGACGCGCCCGCCGGCTTCCTCCACCTACCGGCGACGCCCGGACAGGCGGCGAGAAAGGCGCAGGAAGGCGAGGCGGCACGCGGCGGGAGCCTGACGCCAAGCCTCCCGCTCGAACTGTCGGAGCGGGCCGTCGGCGTCGCGTTCGAGATCGCGCTGGAGCGGGCGGAGTAG
- a CDS encoding flippase: MDLTTRLARGVKATFVADVVSTLASAAALILLARYLLGPAGYGLLTFAVSVLGVAGIFGTLGLPKSTARYVTEYAEGDSGQVRHVLRIGALAMLALVTVVGAVLTLGNGILARALDEPALAPFLVVGALYVGFSALNGYLTSVFQGFNRVEWSALVRVVDSVVRLLAVVGFVLLGLGALGAFLGYVAGYVAAGLVGLYVLYTRIVPKLTAATEREGGLRRRVLEYSVPLTATRGANVLDKKVDVILVGMLLNTTAVGFYAIAKQVSDFVSMPAASLGFTISPALAEQRDGDRLDTAARIYEESLSYVLLLYVPACVGLVLVAGPMIRYVFGTDYLPAVPVVQVYSGFIFVNAVDKVTTDGLDYLGRARSRALIKGTMAVANFVLNLLLIPAMGVVGAALATVITYSVYTSSNVYFIHQELGFRVRRVARHAAGTCLLTAGMFAAVAVLLPHVGGLVTLLGVVLSGATVFAGLVLACGHVDARRVASLLR; the protein is encoded by the coding sequence ATGGATCTCACAACTCGACTCGCGAGAGGTGTCAAAGCGACGTTCGTCGCGGACGTCGTCAGCACCCTCGCGAGTGCGGCCGCCCTCATCCTCCTCGCCCGGTACCTGCTCGGCCCCGCGGGGTACGGACTGCTGACCTTCGCCGTCTCGGTCCTGGGCGTCGCGGGTATCTTCGGGACCCTCGGGCTCCCAAAGTCCACCGCCAGGTACGTCACCGAGTACGCCGAGGGGGACTCCGGACAGGTACGGCACGTCCTCCGGATCGGCGCCCTCGCCATGCTCGCGCTGGTCACCGTCGTCGGCGCCGTTCTGACCCTCGGCAACGGGATACTCGCCCGCGCGCTGGACGAACCCGCGCTCGCACCGTTCCTCGTCGTCGGCGCGCTGTACGTCGGGTTCTCGGCACTCAACGGCTACCTCACCTCGGTGTTCCAGGGGTTCAACCGGGTCGAGTGGAGCGCCCTGGTCCGCGTCGTCGACAGCGTCGTCCGCCTGCTCGCGGTCGTCGGGTTCGTTCTCCTCGGACTCGGGGCGCTCGGCGCGTTCCTGGGCTACGTCGCCGGGTACGTCGCCGCCGGTCTCGTCGGCCTGTACGTGCTCTACACGCGGATCGTTCCGAAACTGACCGCCGCCACCGAGCGGGAGGGTGGCCTCCGACGCCGCGTTCTGGAGTACAGCGTCCCCCTCACCGCGACCCGGGGGGCGAACGTCCTCGACAAGAAGGTCGACGTCATCCTCGTCGGGATGCTGCTCAACACGACCGCGGTCGGGTTCTACGCCATCGCCAAACAGGTCTCGGACTTCGTCTCGATGCCCGCCGCCTCGCTCGGGTTCACCATCTCCCCCGCGCTCGCCGAACAGCGGGACGGCGACCGCCTCGACACCGCCGCCCGCATCTACGAGGAGTCGCTCTCGTACGTGCTGCTGCTGTACGTCCCCGCCTGCGTCGGACTCGTCCTCGTCGCCGGCCCCATGATCCGGTACGTCTTCGGGACGGACTACCTCCCCGCCGTCCCCGTCGTCCAGGTGTACAGCGGCTTCATCTTCGTCAACGCGGTGGACAAGGTGACGACCGACGGCCTGGACTACCTTGGGCGGGCGCGGTCACGGGCGCTGATCAAGGGGACGATGGCCGTCGCCAACTTCGTCCTCAACCTCCTGCTCATCCCGGCGATGGGCGTCGTCGGTGCCGCCCTCGCCACCGTCATCACCTACTCCGTGTACACGTCGTCGAACGTCTACTTCATCCACCAGGAACTGGGCTTCCGCGTCCGTCGCGTCGCCCGCCACGCGGCCGGCACGTGCCTGCTCACCGCCGGGATGTTCGCCGCGGTCGCGGTGCTGCTCCCGCACGTCGGGGGACTCGTAACGCTCCTCGGCGTCGTCCTCTCCGGCGCGACGGTCTTCGCGGGACTCGTCCTGGCGTGCGGTCACGTCGACGCGCGACGCGTCGCGTCGCTGCTCCGGTGA
- a CDS encoding amidohydrolase family protein, whose amino-acid sequence MSQALVVRNGTVHTQTERGTIEGDVLVEDGEVVAVGDVEAPDDAEVIDAEGMQVTPGLIDAHSHAGMAEWGEPEDGDFNEGTSATTPHVNALDGFHPRDEELKHAFQNGVTTVSSRMGSGNVIGGIICSMKTHGRTADAMLVREDGMKAAMGENPKRFHGEREGRQPSTRPGVAATLRASFMAAEDYLERKEAAEEEGEPFERDLGDENLARVLTGDLPLRVHAHRADDIMTVFRIAEEFGIEDLSIEHATEGHVIAEEFVARDVPAIVGPSLSSASKYELRNITFETPGILHEEGVTVAIQTDAPVLPQQHLDVCVGLAVRAGLPEEVALDVVTTNPAAILGIEERVGSLAEGTDADLVVWDGPFHRFETSSQHVVVEGRHVFDREADSVDPREAYDW is encoded by the coding sequence ATGAGCCAGGCACTCGTGGTGCGGAACGGCACCGTCCACACGCAGACGGAACGGGGGACGATCGAGGGCGACGTGCTCGTCGAGGACGGCGAGGTCGTCGCCGTCGGCGACGTCGAGGCGCCCGACGACGCGGAGGTCATCGACGCCGAGGGCATGCAGGTGACGCCGGGGCTGATCGACGCCCACAGCCACGCCGGCATGGCCGAGTGGGGCGAACCCGAGGACGGCGACTTCAACGAGGGGACGAGCGCGACGACGCCCCACGTCAACGCCCTCGACGGTTTCCACCCCCGCGACGAGGAGCTGAAACACGCGTTCCAGAACGGCGTGACGACCGTCTCCTCGCGGATGGGCTCTGGCAACGTCATCGGCGGCATCATCTGCTCGATGAAGACCCACGGCCGCACCGCCGACGCGATGCTCGTCCGCGAGGACGGCATGAAGGCCGCGATGGGCGAGAACCCCAAGCGGTTCCACGGCGAGCGCGAGGGTCGCCAGCCGTCGACCCGGCCGGGCGTCGCGGCGACGCTCCGGGCCTCGTTCATGGCCGCAGAGGACTACCTGGAGCGAAAGGAGGCCGCCGAGGAGGAGGGCGAGCCGTTCGAGCGCGACCTCGGCGACGAGAACCTCGCGCGGGTGCTCACCGGCGATCTCCCGCTCCGCGTCCACGCCCACCGCGCGGACGACATCATGACGGTGTTCCGCATCGCCGAGGAGTTCGGCATCGAGGACCTCTCAATCGAGCACGCCACCGAGGGCCACGTCATCGCCGAGGAGTTCGTGGCGCGCGACGTGCCGGCCATCGTCGGCCCGTCGCTCTCGTCGGCCTCGAAGTACGAACTCCGGAACATCACCTTCGAGACGCCCGGCATCCTCCACGAGGAGGGCGTGACGGTCGCCATCCAGACGGACGCGCCGGTGCTCCCCCAGCAGCACCTCGACGTCTGCGTCGGCCTCGCGGTCAGGGCGGGCCTCCCCGAGGAGGTCGCCCTGGACGTGGTGACGACGAACCCCGCGGCGATCCTCGGCATCGAGGAGCGCGTCGGCTCGCTCGCGGAGGGGACCGACGCGGACCTGGTGGTCTGGGACGGCCCGTTCCACCGGTTCGAGACGAGCAGCCAGCACGTCGTCGTCGAGGGCCGCCACGTGTTCGACCGCGAGGCCGACAGCGTCGACCCGCGCGAGGCGTACGACTGGTAA